The following proteins come from a genomic window of Lolium rigidum isolate FL_2022 chromosome 5, APGP_CSIRO_Lrig_0.1, whole genome shotgun sequence:
- the LOC124656571 gene encoding disease resistance protein RGA5-like: MLPMEVALVSATTGALQPVVEKLAALLRDKYRHFKGVCNFQRKEIEFLTRELVAMDAFLLKMSEEEDPDVQSKVWMNEVRELSYDMEDSIDDFIQCGDNKDTRPHGFMEKIKHSLGKMKVRRRIAWEIKDMKNQLIEVGERNARYKTPQAFSNTRNGSVDPRALAIFENASKLVGISEPKAEIIKMLMEDDRCVSTEQKLKIISIVGSGGMGKTTLANQVYQDLKGHFEWHTFLSVSRNPDIMNILRIILSEVSGQGYASTKSGSIQQLIIKINNSLRDKRYFIVVDDIWDVDTWDVIKLAFPMTSSRSKIITTTRVNNVAHSCCLSFSGHIYNMRPLDIVYSRQLFHRRLFNSKENCPSYLEEVSEQILKKCDGLPLAIIAISGLLAGMERTKDLWNQVKDSIGRALERNPSVEGMMKILSLSYFDLPAHLKTCLLYVCIFPEDSVIKRKDLIRRWIGEGFIHRDGRHTVLEIGERCFDELLNRSLIQPVKTNEYGEVKTCRVHDTILDFIISKSIEENFITLLSVPMLTLGTQSKVVRRLSLQVGKQGDSALPMAGMVLSRVRSLNVFWRYVEIPSLEEFRCLRVLYLKHCYQLEEHHLENIVGLFQLRYLNLSKTRIRKLPERIGCLGCLETLEVRGTNVKELPTSIVNLKQLAHIHVDLAVKFPDGIMKMQALETFKDVFACRQPFHFLWGLGHLKNLRHLALHFQGEDANLVRENREEWKAIISSLCKLGTQNLRSLTIWEGSSFLQEHLCMHTLEKLITWYSPVPQVPKWFSSLRNLRQLRLQVEEVKQNDICILGALPALLILHLMETTGSSEKLRISGEIGFQFLRNFNYFANCHSVDLMFSAGSMPRLEKLALIRLVIVEAHSLDIGIEKLASLITVECEVIGKCGIIEAVRTAVERTVKTHPNHPALFFRRISSYNSSSFAGQLSKMSLCVCVSQ, translated from the exons atgctcc CCATGGAGGTGGCTCTGGTGAGCGCGACGACAGGGGCCCTACAACCCGTCGTGGAGAAGCTAGCTGCTCTTCTAAGAGACAAGTACAGGCATTTCAAGGGGGTGTGCAACTTTCAGCGCAAGGAGATCGAGTTCCTCACCCGTGAACTTGTCGCAATGGATGCATTTCTTTTGAAGATGTCGGAGGAGGAGGATCCTGATGTGCAAAGTAAGGTTTGGATGAATGAGGTGCGTGAGCTATCCTATGATATGGAAGACTCAATTGACGACTTCATACAATGTGGTGATAACAAAGACACTAGGCCACATGGTTTCATGGAGAAGATCAAGCACTCGCTAGGGAAGATGAAGGTCCGTCGGCGGATTGCCTGGGAGATTAAAGATATGAAGAATCAACTCATAGAGGTGGGCGAGAGGAATGCAAGGTATAAGACTCCTCAAGCCTTCTCCAACACAAGAAATGGAAGTGTTGATCCTAGAGCTCTTGCTATCTTTGAGAATGCCTCTAAGCTTGTTGGAATTAGTGAACCTAAGGCTGAGATAATAAAAATGTTGATGGAAGATGATCGATGTGTATCAACAGAACAGAAATTGAAGATCATCTCCATTGTTGGATCTGGTGGAATGGGAAAGACAACTCTTGCAAACCAAGTGTATCAAGATCTCAAAGGGCATTTCGAGTGGCATACTTTCTTATCTGTGTCACGAAATCCAGACATAATGAACATCCTGAGAATTATTCTCAGTGAAGTTAGTGGTCAAGGTTATGCCAGCACTAAATCCGGGAGCATACAACAACTAATCATCAAGATCAACAACTCCCTACGAGACAAGAG GTACTTTATTGTCGTTGATGATATATGGGACGTGGATACATGGGATGTTATTAAGCTAGCATTCCCGATGACCAGTTCTAGAAGTAAAATAATCACCACTACTCGTGTGAACAATGTCGCTCATTCATGTTGTTTATCATTTAGCGGCCATATTTATAATATGAGGCCTCTCGATATAGTGTACTCAAGGCAACTATTTCATAGAAGATTATTCAACTCCAAAGAAAATTGCCCTTCATACCTTGAAGAAGTTTCTGAACAAATCTTGAAAAAATGTGATGGGTTACCTTTGGCCATTATTGCTATATCTGGTTTGTTGGCTGGCATGGAAAGAACAAAGGATCTATGGAATCAAGTGAAAGATTCAATTGGTCGTGCACTTGAAAGAAATCCCAGCGTTGAAGGAATGATGAAAATATTGTCACTTAGTTATTTTGATCTGCCTGCTCATCTAAAAACTTGTCTCTTATATGTTTGTATATTTCCTGAGGATTCTGTTATTAAGAGGAAGGATCTTATAAGGAGGTGGATTGGTGAAGGATTTATTCATAGAGATGGTAGGCATACTGTACTTGAGATAGGAGAGAGGTGTTTTGATGAGCTCCTCAATAGGAGCTTGATCCAACCCGTGAAGACAAATGAATATGGTGAAGTGAAGACTTGTCGAGTTCATGACACCATTCTTGATTTCATCATATCCAAGTCGATAGAAGAGAACTTTATTACTTTACTTAGTGTTCCCATGCTGACACTTGGGACACAAAGCAAAGTTGTTCGTCGGCTCTCCCTACAAGTCGGCAAACAAGGAGATTCAGCATTACCAATGGCAGGTATGGTGTTGTCTCGAGTCCGGTCACTTAATGTGTTTTGGAGATACGTGGAAATACCCTCTTTGGAGGAATTCAGATGCCTGCGTGTTCTCTACTTGAAGCATTGCTACCAATTGGAAGAGCATCATCTTGAAAACATAGTGGGCTTGTTCCAGCTGAGGTACCTGAACCTAAGCAAGACGAGAATAAGGAAGCTCCCAGAACGAATCGGGTGCTTAGGGTGCTTGGAGACATTGGAAGTACGAGGCACCAATGTAAAGGAATTACCCACATCAATAGTTAATCTGAAGCAATTGGCGCATATACATGTTGACCTTGCTGTTAAATTTCCTGATGGGATTATGAAGATGCAAGCACTCGAGACGTTTAAAGATGTCTTTGCCTGCAGGCAGCCATTTCACTTCCTATGGGGCCTTGGTCACCTAAAGAATCTGAGGCATCTGGCCCTTCATTTCCAAGGTGAGGATGCGAACTTGGTTCGGGAAAATCGAGAGGAGTGGAAAGCTATCATCTCTTCCCTGTGTAAGCTTGGCACCCAAAACCTTCGATCTCTGACTATTTGGGAAGGTAGCAGCTTCTTACAGGAACATTTGTGCATGCATACCCTCGAGAAACTTATTACCTGGTATTCACCCGTTCCACAGGTTCCAAAATGGTTTAGCTCCCTCAGAAACCTCAGGCAGCTACGCCTTCAAGTGGAGGAAGTCAAGCAGAATGATATCTGCATCCTTGGAGCCTTACCCGCTCTACTCATTCTCCATTTGATGGAAACAACAGGGTCAAGTGAAAAGTTGAGAATCAGCGGTGAAATTGGGTTTCAATTCTTGAGGAATTTTAATTACTTTGCAAATTGTCACTCGGTAGATCTGATGTTTTCGGCAGGATCCATGCCCAGGCTAGAAAAACTTGCCCTTATTCGTTTGGTCATAGTTGAAGCACACTCTCTTGACATTGGAATCGAGAAACTCGCCTCTCTCATTACCGTCGAATGTGAAGTGATTGGGAAATGTGGAATTATTGAAGCCGTAAGGACTGCCGTGGAGAGAACAGTCAAGACACATCCCAACCACCCTGCTCTATTCTTCAGAC GCATTTCTAGCTATAACAGCAGTTCTTTTGCTGGGCAACTCTCTAAGATGTCACTC TGTGTATGTGTGTCCCAGTGA